A region of the Chlamydia felis Fe/C-56 genome:
GAAATACTTCCAAAGAAGGTGGAGGAGCTATTTATACAAAAAAGTTTATGCTAACCTCTGGCGGGACCACAATATTTTCTAATAATTCCGTAACTCATAATACTCCAAAGGGTGGGGCCATCTCTTTAGCAGATGCAGATAGTACATGCAGTCTATCTGCTGATCGTGGCGACATTATTTTCGATGGGAATAAAGTAATAACAAGTGGGGGTAACACGACAACGAAAAGAAATTCTATAGATCTAGGTTCTGGAGGAAAGTTCACTCAATTAAGAGCAAAAGATGGTTTTGGCATCTTCTTCTATGACCCGATTGCTAATAATGGGGATACCGCCACAGAATTAGAAATCAATAAAACTGAAGGAACCTCAACCTATTCAGGTCGTATTGTCTTTTCTGGAGAAAAGCTAACCGAAGATGAAAGAAAAGTTGCGGACAATTTGAAATCCACTTTCAAACAACCCATCAAAATAGTGTCCGGGTCTCTTGTACTTAGAGATGGAGCAACAGTAGAAGCAAAGAAAGTCTCACAAACCGGTGGCGCTGTTGTGATGGATTTGGGCACTAGCCTAACCACAGCCACTACGGGTGAAGACATCACTTTAAGTAATCTCGTCATCAACATCGCCTCATTGGGGGGGGGGGGTCCTTCTCCGGCACAAATCTCAGCTGGTGCAACCAATAAAAGCGTTACAATCCAAGCTGTTAATCTAGTCGACTCTGATGGCAATGCCTACGAATACCCCGTATTCTCTACCACAAAACCCTTCTCAGCAATAGAAGCTAAAGCTAATGGCACTGGAACAGCCACAACACCAACTGATAAACTAACTAACTATGTCCCATCCGCTCATTATGGCTATCAAGGTGTCTGGACAGAAACCTGGACACAAGGAGCAACTACGGCCACACAAACTGCCACTCTAAACTGGAAACAAACCGGCTATAATCCTAACCCCGAACGTCAAGGCCCCTTAGTTCCTAATACCTTGTGGGGATCTTTCTCAGATGTACGCGCTATTCAGAATCTTATGGATATTAGCGTCAATGGTGCGGATTATCAAAGAGGCTTCTGGGTATCTGGATTAGCAAACTTTTTACATAAAAGTGGATCAGCAACCAAACGTAAGTTCCGTCACAATAGTGCAGGATATGTTCTAGGGGTATTCGCGCATACTCCTTCTGATGATATCTTCTCCGCCGCCTTCTGCCAGTTGTTTGGAAAAGATAAGGATTATTTAGTCTCTAAAAACAATGCGCATATCTACGCGGGTTCCGTCTATTACCAGCACACCTCCTTCTGGAACGCTTGGGATAGACTGCTACAAAATACTCTCGGCGCGCAAGCTCCGTTAGTACTCAATGCACAGTTAACTTATAGTCACACGTCTAACGATATGAAGACCAATATGACTACTAAATACGCTCCTCACAATGTCGTTTACCCAGAGATCAAGGGTGATTGGGGTAATGATTGTTTTGGAGTAGAACTCGGAGCTACTGTGCCTATTGAATCTCCATATTCTTCCTTATTTGATATGTACTCTCCTTTCTTGAAATTCCAACTTGTTCATGCTCATCAAGAGGACTTTAAAGAAAACAGCAGCGCTGAAGGAAGATACTTTGAGAGCAGCAATCTCACAAACCTCTCTATGCCTATCGGCGTGAAGTTTGAGAGATTCTCTGACAATGATAATGCTTCTTACAACTTAACTTTGGCTTATGCTCCGGATCTTGCAAGAAGCAACCCCGATTGTACTACGTCTCTATTAGTGAGCCCAACCACAGCTGTTTGGTTAACTAAGGCTTCTAACCTAGCCCGACAAGCTTTCATTGTAAGAGCAGGAAATTATCTATCCCTGTCATCCAACTTTGAAATCTTCAGTCAGTTTGGTTTCGAGCTCAGAGGCTCTTCTCGAACCTATAACGTGGATCTCGGATCTAAAATCCAGTTCTAGTCTCATCCACCTCCCCTGCCCCATCCCGGGGCAGGGCCTCCCCACCCATTCCCCTTGACTTTTAAATATTTTTGTGATCGTTTAAGACTATCTCAAATCACCCAGAGCATGAACATATGAAATATCCAGTTTATTGGTTCCTAGTATCTTCAGGACTAATTGCCTCAAACACACTGAGCTTTGCTGCTGCTCAGCAAGAAAATCTATCCTCCTCGGATAGCTATAACGGCAATACAGCGGGCAATGCAACATTCACGCCAAAATCCACCTCTAATTCGGATGGAACGGTTTATACTTGCACAGGAGACGTATGCATTGCTTATGCGGGGAAAACAACTCCTCTATCGGGAAGTTGTTTCTCTCAAAGTGCGGGAGATCTTTCTTTTATAGGTAATGGGTACTCTCTTTGTTTCGAAAGCATCACCGCCACAGGGAAACCCGGAGCCATTGAAACTACTGTTAATGATAAAAACGTATCTATCTCGGATTTCTCTATGTTTAACTGCTCCTTCTGTCCTCCAGGAGTAACTGGATCAGGAGCCATTAAATCAATGGGAACAACCACTTTTGACAAAGACGTCAATATTCTATTTCAGAAAAACTGTTCCTCAACAGCCGGGGGAGCTGTTAATTGCAAAGGACTCGTATTAAAAGGAACTTCGGGAATCGCTAATTTTATAGAAAATAAATCTTCAGACAATGGCGGTGCAATAGAGTCTTCGGGAGAAAGCTTTATTGAAAACAATACTGGAATCATTAGTTTCTTAGGAAACTCTTCTGAGAAACAAGGTGGGGCCATCCATTCGGAGAACAGTATTACTGTGTCCAACAATAATAGTGTCGTGTTTTCTAAAAATACAACTACAGGAAGCTCAGGCTCTTCTGGAGGAGCAGTTTATTGTAATGGTAACTCGCAAACCCCAAAACTAAAGTTCGAAGGAAACAAACAACTATCTTTTATTGAGAATACATCTACAACTAGTGGGGGAGCTATCTATGCAAAGAAGCTAACCATAAATTCTGGAGGCACCACAGTATTTTCTAATAACTCAACAACCAACGCCAATCCTAAAGGAGGTGCTATTTGTTTAGATACAAGTGGAGAATGTAGTCTAACCGCAGAGCTTGGTGATATCATCTTTGATGGGAATAAAATAATAACAACTGGCAACAGCTCTTCAATAAAAAGAAATGCCATTGATTTAAATACTTCCGGTAAGTTTACCAAACTAAGTGCCAAGGAAGGCTTTGGGATTTATTTCTATGACCCTATTGCTGATAGCGGAGACAACACCACAGCAATCGAGCTCAATAAAACTGAAAATGCGATTAATTACACAGGAAAAATTGTCTTTTCTGGAGAAACTCTATCTGCCCAAGAAAAAACTCAAGCAGATAACCTAACTTCAACGTTTAAACAACCGGTTACTCTATCTGCGGGATCTCTCATTCTTAAAGATGGTGTTACTGTAGAAGCCAAGTCCTTTACTCAAACTCAAGGATCCGCGGTTATTATGGATGTGGGCACCACTCTACGGACTCCGTCCAATGACGGTGATGCCATTACATTGCCCAATCTGAGCATAAACATCGCCTCGCTGGGGGGGGTACTCCTTCTTCTGCTAAAATCCAATCTCAAACAACAGGTAAGCAAGTTACCGTTACAGATATAAGTTACGTAGATGAAGACGGACATGCTTACGAATATCCTGTTTTTTCTAAAACTCGCGATTTTGCTTCCGCTATAACTCTCCTGGCTGCTAATGGAACCCAAGTAACCGCACCCACTCACCCTGCAACTCCTCTCACCCCAGCCCCCCACTATGGCTATCAAGGAAATTGGTCCATCTCTTGGAAACAAGGTACTGGAACCAATGAACAGAATGCCACTTTAAGTTGGAAACAAACCGGTTATCTTCCTAACCCCGAACGTCAAGGACCTTTAGTTCCTAACACTCTTTGGGGATCTTTCTCCGATATAAGAGCTATCCAAAATCTTATGGATGTAAACGTTAATGGTGCGGATTATCAAAGAGGCTTCTGGGTATCCGGATTAGCAAACTTTTTACATAAAAGTGGATCAGCAACCAAACGTAAGTTCCGTCACAATAGTGCGGGATATGTTCTAGGGGTATTCGCGCATACTCCTGCCGATGACATCTTCTCCGCCGCTTTCTGCCAATTGTTTGGAAAAGATAAGGATTACTTAGTAGCCAAAAACAATGCGCATATCTACGCAGGTTCTATCTATTACCAACATACCTCCTTCTGGAGTGCTTGGGAGAACCTACTACAAAACACTATCGGGGCCCAAGCTCCTTTAGTCCTCAACGCACAACTCACTTATAGTCACACTTCAAACGATATGAAGACCAACATGACTACTAAGTATGCTCCCCGTAATGTCGTTTACCCAGAGATCAAGGGTGATTGGGGTAATGATTGTTTCGGCATAGAACTCGGAGCTGTTGTGCCTATCGAGTCTCAATACTCTTCCCTTTTCGATATATAT
Encoded here:
- a CDS encoding autotransporter domain-containing protein; the protein is MKHPVYWFLVSSGLLASTSLSFAQAVKENLNPSHSYDGNTTTGAFQTKETSTGAEYTCEGNVCITYAGKGTALTKSCFSDTTENLTFIGNNYSLCFDNINTTAKPAAIEVTQADKTLSISGFSSFSCSYCPPGTTGQGAIKSGGAATFDNNSNVLFNRNCSTAEGGAINCKSLTLKNSSGCANFIQNSSDKKGGAIYCSDGELRLENNDQILFSGNTSKEGGGAIYTKKFMLTSGGTTIFSNNSVTHNTPKGGAISLADADSTCSLSADRGDIIFDGNKVITSGGNTTTKRNSIDLGSGGKFTQLRAKDGFGIFFYDPIANNGDTATELEINKTEGTSTYSGRIVFSGEKLTEDERKVADNLKSTFKQPIKIVSGSLVLRDGATVEAKKVSQTGGAVVMDLGTSLTTATTGEDITLSNLVINIASLGGGGPSPAQISAGATNKSVTIQAVNLVDSDGNAYEYPVFSTTKPFSAIEAKANGTGTATTPTDKLTNYVPSAHYGYQGVWTETWTQGATTATQTATLNWKQTGYNPNPERQGPLVPNTLWGSFSDVRAIQNLMDISVNGADYQRGFWVSGLANFLHKSGSATKRKFRHNSAGYVLGVFAHTPSDDIFSAAFCQLFGKDKDYLVSKNNAHIYAGSVYYQHTSFWNAWDRLLQNTLGAQAPLVLNAQLTYSHTSNDMKTNMTTKYAPHNVVYPEIKGDWGNDCFGVELGATVPIESPYSSLFDMYSPFLKFQLVHAHQEDFKENSSAEGRYFESSNLTNLSMPIGVKFERFSDNDNASYNLTLAYAPDLARSNPDCTTSLLVSPTTAVWLTKASNLARQAFIVRAGNYLSLSSNFEIFSQFGFELRGSSRTYNVDLGSKIQF